From a single Cyclobacterium marinum DSM 745 genomic region:
- a CDS encoding DUF4349 domain-containing protein, whose translation MKQLFLIIAILSLHGCNRPEGEMIMEVADEETFEDLLSIPISEQPPPPPSITSGTEQISKKTIKTGGINFQSQDIVEDYQTIRELLPRYDAYIEHENQSRTKERISYQLTIRVPSTVYDSLFVTFSTIGHRLENKYSSIKDVTENYYDLSTRIKNDKLLEKRYLKILESATEIKDILEIENKLNQIRTDIENLQGQFNYLSKQVSLSTISLSFYEELPYVYDASQRGGFLAKIFSAINNGWQGFLNFVIGLIAFWPFLILLIVLGYFIKKFRSQKN comes from the coding sequence ATGAAACAGTTATTTTTAATAATAGCAATTTTATCGCTTCATGGATGTAATAGGCCAGAAGGAGAAATGATAATGGAGGTGGCCGACGAAGAGACCTTTGAGGATTTATTGTCTATACCTATAAGCGAACAACCACCCCCGCCGCCATCAATAACTTCAGGAACAGAGCAGATAAGTAAAAAAACTATTAAAACTGGAGGAATTAATTTTCAATCGCAGGACATAGTGGAAGATTATCAAACAATTCGAGAACTCCTCCCTCGTTATGATGCCTATATTGAGCATGAAAATCAATCAAGAACCAAAGAAAGAATAAGTTACCAGTTGACTATTAGGGTTCCATCTACTGTGTATGATAGCTTATTTGTTACTTTTTCCACCATTGGGCATCGCCTTGAAAACAAGTATTCATCAATAAAAGATGTAACGGAAAATTATTATGACTTAAGTACTAGAATAAAAAACGACAAACTACTAGAAAAACGCTACCTGAAAATTCTAGAAAGTGCCACTGAGATAAAGGATATTCTAGAAATCGAAAATAAACTTAACCAGATTCGGACTGATATAGAAAATCTTCAGGGACAATTTAATTATTTAAGTAAACAGGTATCCCTTAGCACAATAAGTTTATCATTCTATGAAGAACTTCCATATGTATATGATGCATCTCAAAGAGGAGGGTTCTTGGCAAAAATCTTTAGTGCTATAAACAATGGCTGGCAAGGTTTCCTAAATTTTGTTATTGGTTTAATAGCATTTTGGCCTTTTCTGATATTGCTTATTGTCCTTGGTTATTTTATTAAAAAATTTAGAAGTCAGAAAAACTAA
- the dapF gene encoding diaminopimelate epimerase, with amino-acid sequence MDINFYKYQGTGNDFIMIDGRTFSFGPDPIPYIQQLCHRKFGIGADGLILIQSHADYDFEMCYYNADGSQSMCGNGARCAVAFSKFLGIIDQNTTFLAIDGVHTATISGNSVALRMGDVKEVQSIDQDFFANTGSPHHMRFVDKVNEFDVVGTGRAIRRDKQRYPEGTNVNFISILSPDTIQVRTYERGVEDETLSCGTGVTACALLYGEQKQMNKINIQTPGGNLQVSFEKGINGNFEKIVLTGPADQVFSGTINVDIPSDAINEYN; translated from the coding sequence ATGGATATTAACTTCTATAAATATCAGGGTACAGGCAATGATTTCATCATGATCGATGGAAGGACATTTTCTTTTGGCCCTGATCCTATACCTTATATTCAGCAACTTTGTCATAGAAAGTTTGGCATCGGAGCTGATGGGCTTATTCTCATTCAGTCCCATGCAGATTATGATTTCGAAATGTGTTATTACAATGCTGATGGATCTCAAAGTATGTGCGGTAATGGGGCTAGGTGTGCAGTAGCCTTTTCCAAATTTTTGGGTATTATTGACCAAAATACCACTTTCCTAGCCATTGATGGTGTACATACCGCAACAATCTCAGGCAATAGTGTTGCATTAAGGATGGGGGATGTGAAAGAAGTACAAAGTATAGATCAAGATTTCTTTGCCAATACAGGGTCTCCACACCACATGCGCTTTGTTGATAAGGTGAATGAATTTGATGTTGTTGGCACAGGAAGAGCAATCAGGAGAGATAAGCAAAGATATCCTGAAGGCACCAATGTAAATTTTATCTCTATTCTTTCGCCTGATACCATTCAGGTTAGAACCTATGAAAGAGGGGTTGAGGATGAGACGCTTTCCTGTGGAACAGGTGTGACAGCTTGTGCATTATTATATGGAGAGCAAAAACAAATGAATAAAATAAATATTCAAACTCCCGGAGGTAATCTTCAGGTTAGTTTTGAGAAAGGCATAAATGGAAATTTCGAAAAGATTGTATTAACCGGGCCTGCTGATCAGGTTTTCAGTGGTACCATCAATGTAGATATTCCTTCAGATGCCATTAATGAATACAATTAA